One genomic window of Opisthocomus hoazin isolate bOpiHoa1 chromosome 16, bOpiHoa1.hap1, whole genome shotgun sequence includes the following:
- the ALDH4A1 gene encoding delta-1-pyrroline-5-carboxylate dehydrogenase, mitochondrial isoform X1, producing MWRALRGLRGRGRRWQHSSAIAVTNEPILEFKPGSPERAALQKALADLKGRTESIPCVIGGEEVWTPAVRYQLSPFNHAHKVAKYCYADKELINKAINAALAARKEWDLKPVQDRAQIFLRAADMLSGPRRAEVLAKTMVGQQGKTVIQAEIDAAAELIDFFRFNAKYALELESSQPVSVDVSTNSMVYRGLEGFVAAVSPFNFTAIGGNLAGAPALMGNVVLWKPSDTALLSSYAVYKILLEAGLPPNVVQFVPADGPVFGDTVTSSEHFCGLNFTGSVPTFKRLWKQVAQNLDRYRNFPRLAGECGGKNFHLVHSSADVATVVNGTLRSAFEYGGQKCSACSRLYAPDSLWPQIKEKLLEEHGKIKVGDPAQDFGTFFSAVIDDKSFARIKKWIEHAKESPNLTILAGGGCDDSVGYFVEPCIVESKDPHDPIMKEEIFGPVLTVYVYPEQRYREVLELVDSTTPYGLTGAIFAREKSIVAEARTLLRNAAGNFYINDKSTGAVVAQQPFGGSRISGTNDKPGGPHYVLRWTSPQAVKETHVPLLDWRYACMQ from the exons atgTGGCGGGCGCTGCGCGGGTTGCGGGGCCGCGG GCGGAGATGGCAGCACAGCTCGGCCATCGCGGTGACCAACGAGCCAATCCTCGAGTTTAAGCCGGGGAGCCCTGAGCGAGCAGCGCTTCAGAAG GCGCTCGCCGACCTGAAGGGCCGGACGGAATCCATCCCGTGCGTCATCGGGGGAGAGGAGGTGTGGACGCCAGCGGTGCGGTACCAGCTGTCG ccgTTCAACCATGCGCACAAGGTGGCCAAGTACTGCTACGCCGACAAG GAGCTCATTAACAAAGCCATTAATGCTGCCTTGGCAGCGAGGAAGGAGTGGGACCTGAAACCTGTCCAAGACAGAGCCCAGATCTTCCTGAGGGCGGCTGACATGCTGAGCGGCCCGAGGCGAGCGGAGGTGCTGGCCAAAACCATGGTCGGGCAG CAGGGTAAAACAGTCATCCAGGCGGAGATCGATGCTGCTGCGGAGCTGATCGACTTCTTCCGATTCAATGCCAAGTACGCcctggagctggagagcagccagcCCGTCAGCGTCGACGTCAGCACCAACAGCATGGTCTACCGGGGGCTGGAG GGTTTCGTGGCAGCCGTCTCTCCCTTCAACTTCACGGCCATCGGTGGCAACTTGGCAGGGGCCCCGGCATTAATG GGCAACGTGGTGCTGTGGAAGCCCAGCGACACTGCCCTGCTCTCCAGCTACGCCGTCTACAAGATCCTCCTCGAAGCCGGGCTCCCTCCGAACGTTGTGCAGTTCGTGCCGGCGGACGGGCCCGTGTTTGGAGACACCGTCACGAGCTCCGAGCACTTCTGCGGGCTCAATTTCACCGGCAGCGTGCC GACTTTCAAGCGGCTCTGGAAGCAGGTAGCCCAAAACCTGGATCGCTACCGCAATTTCCCACGCCTGGCTGGAG AGTGCGGCGGGAAGAACTTCCACCTGGTGCACAGCTCGGCCGACGTGGCCACCGTGGTGAACGGGACCCTGCGCTCGGCTTTTGAGTACGGGGGCCAGAAATGCTCGGCTTGCTCCCGCCTCTACGCCCCGGACTCGCTGTGGCCCCAGATCAAAgagaagctgctggaggagcacggGAAGATCAAAGTGGGAGAC CCCGCCCAGGACTTTGGGACGTTTTTCTCTGCGGTGATCGATGACAAG TCTTTTGCACGGATAAAGAAGTGGATCGAGCACGCCAAGGAGTCGCCCAACCTCACCATCCTGGCCGGCGGCGGCTGCGACGACAGCGTCGGGTACTTCGTCGAGCCGTGCATCGTGGAGAGCAAAGACCCCCACGATCCCATCATGAAAGAG GAAATTTTCGGGCCTGTCCTCACGGTGTACGTGTACCCGGAGCAGCGGTACCGGGAGGTGCTGGAGCTGGTCGACAGCACAACGCCCTATGGCCTCACGGGGGCAATCTTCGCCCGGGAGAA GAGCATCGTCGCCGAAGCCAGGACCCTCCTGCGCAATGCAGCCGGCAACTTCTACATCAACGATAAGTCGACGGGCGCCGTCGTGGCTCAGCAGCCCTTCGGAGGCTCCCGCATCTCAG GCACCAACGACAAACCGGGTGGCCCCCACTACGTCCTGCGCTGGACGTCTCCCCAGGCCGTCAAGGAAACGCACGTGCCCCTGCTGGACTGGCGTTACGCCTGCATGCAGTGA
- the ALDH4A1 gene encoding delta-1-pyrroline-5-carboxylate dehydrogenase, mitochondrial isoform X2, which yields MWRALRGLRGRGRRWQHSSAIAVTNEPILEFKPGSPERAALQKALADLKGRTESIPCVIGGEEVWTPAVRYQLSPFNHAHKVAKYCYADKELINKAINAALAARKEWDLKPVQDRAQIFLRAADMLSGPRRAEVLAKTMVGQGKTVIQAEIDAAAELIDFFRFNAKYALELESSQPVSVDVSTNSMVYRGLEGFVAAVSPFNFTAIGGNLAGAPALMGNVVLWKPSDTALLSSYAVYKILLEAGLPPNVVQFVPADGPVFGDTVTSSEHFCGLNFTGSVPTFKRLWKQVAQNLDRYRNFPRLAGECGGKNFHLVHSSADVATVVNGTLRSAFEYGGQKCSACSRLYAPDSLWPQIKEKLLEEHGKIKVGDPAQDFGTFFSAVIDDKSFARIKKWIEHAKESPNLTILAGGGCDDSVGYFVEPCIVESKDPHDPIMKEEIFGPVLTVYVYPEQRYREVLELVDSTTPYGLTGAIFAREKSIVAEARTLLRNAAGNFYINDKSTGAVVAQQPFGGSRISGTNDKPGGPHYVLRWTSPQAVKETHVPLLDWRYACMQ from the exons atgTGGCGGGCGCTGCGCGGGTTGCGGGGCCGCGG GCGGAGATGGCAGCACAGCTCGGCCATCGCGGTGACCAACGAGCCAATCCTCGAGTTTAAGCCGGGGAGCCCTGAGCGAGCAGCGCTTCAGAAG GCGCTCGCCGACCTGAAGGGCCGGACGGAATCCATCCCGTGCGTCATCGGGGGAGAGGAGGTGTGGACGCCAGCGGTGCGGTACCAGCTGTCG ccgTTCAACCATGCGCACAAGGTGGCCAAGTACTGCTACGCCGACAAG GAGCTCATTAACAAAGCCATTAATGCTGCCTTGGCAGCGAGGAAGGAGTGGGACCTGAAACCTGTCCAAGACAGAGCCCAGATCTTCCTGAGGGCGGCTGACATGCTGAGCGGCCCGAGGCGAGCGGAGGTGCTGGCCAAAACCATGGTCGGGCAG GGTAAAACAGTCATCCAGGCGGAGATCGATGCTGCTGCGGAGCTGATCGACTTCTTCCGATTCAATGCCAAGTACGCcctggagctggagagcagccagcCCGTCAGCGTCGACGTCAGCACCAACAGCATGGTCTACCGGGGGCTGGAG GGTTTCGTGGCAGCCGTCTCTCCCTTCAACTTCACGGCCATCGGTGGCAACTTGGCAGGGGCCCCGGCATTAATG GGCAACGTGGTGCTGTGGAAGCCCAGCGACACTGCCCTGCTCTCCAGCTACGCCGTCTACAAGATCCTCCTCGAAGCCGGGCTCCCTCCGAACGTTGTGCAGTTCGTGCCGGCGGACGGGCCCGTGTTTGGAGACACCGTCACGAGCTCCGAGCACTTCTGCGGGCTCAATTTCACCGGCAGCGTGCC GACTTTCAAGCGGCTCTGGAAGCAGGTAGCCCAAAACCTGGATCGCTACCGCAATTTCCCACGCCTGGCTGGAG AGTGCGGCGGGAAGAACTTCCACCTGGTGCACAGCTCGGCCGACGTGGCCACCGTGGTGAACGGGACCCTGCGCTCGGCTTTTGAGTACGGGGGCCAGAAATGCTCGGCTTGCTCCCGCCTCTACGCCCCGGACTCGCTGTGGCCCCAGATCAAAgagaagctgctggaggagcacggGAAGATCAAAGTGGGAGAC CCCGCCCAGGACTTTGGGACGTTTTTCTCTGCGGTGATCGATGACAAG TCTTTTGCACGGATAAAGAAGTGGATCGAGCACGCCAAGGAGTCGCCCAACCTCACCATCCTGGCCGGCGGCGGCTGCGACGACAGCGTCGGGTACTTCGTCGAGCCGTGCATCGTGGAGAGCAAAGACCCCCACGATCCCATCATGAAAGAG GAAATTTTCGGGCCTGTCCTCACGGTGTACGTGTACCCGGAGCAGCGGTACCGGGAGGTGCTGGAGCTGGTCGACAGCACAACGCCCTATGGCCTCACGGGGGCAATCTTCGCCCGGGAGAA GAGCATCGTCGCCGAAGCCAGGACCCTCCTGCGCAATGCAGCCGGCAACTTCTACATCAACGATAAGTCGACGGGCGCCGTCGTGGCTCAGCAGCCCTTCGGAGGCTCCCGCATCTCAG GCACCAACGACAAACCGGGTGGCCCCCACTACGTCCTGCGCTGGACGTCTCCCCAGGCCGTCAAGGAAACGCACGTGCCCCTGCTGGACTGGCGTTACGCCTGCATGCAGTGA